From the Rhizobium sp. SL42 genome, the window TGCTGGAGCGCACCCACATTCCCGAAGCGCCGTGGTGGGTCGTCCAGGCCGTGGACAAGAAGAAGGCGCGGCTGAACATGATCGCCCATCTGCTCGGCCAGATCCCTTATGAGACCGTGCCGAAGGAACAGGTTGTCCTGCCGGAGCGCGTGCGAAACAGCGACTATCTGCGCCATCCCGTGCCACAGGAAATGTATGTGCCGGAAATCTACTGAGTGAAGGCAGGCCGGAAGCCGGAGGTGCTGGAGTGTTTCCCGGCCCCGTGCTTCCGGCCGGCAACTCAGGAGCGCTCGGCCCGCGAGCGCATCCGCTTTTCGAAGCCGCGCAGCATCAGCGACAGGCCGATCGTCAGCACCAGATAGACATAGGCGACGATCGAATAAGTCTCGAAGAAGCGGAACGAACCCGACGCATAGACCTTGCCCATCTGGGTAATGTCGGCGACGCCAAGCACCGAGACCAGCGACGAATCCTTGACCATGGCAACGAAATCGTTCGACAGAGGCGGAAAGATCACCCGGATCGCCTGCGGAAACACGACCAGGCGGAACCGCTGGCTACGGCTGAGGCCAAGCGCCTTTGCCGCCTCGATCTGACCCTTGTCGATCGACTGGATGCCGGCCCGGAAGATCTCGGCGATGAAGGCCGAATAGCCGATCATCAGCGCGATGATCGCCCGCCACATCAAGGAAACGTCGCGCACCACCATCGGCTCCAGATGACCGGCAGCAGTGAGCGGCGAGACGATGAGGTTGTAGAGCGCGACAAAGCCCGGCGCACCGACGAAGGCGACGTAAAACAGCAGGACGAGGATCGGCACACCGCGCACCACCTCGACATAGAAGCGGGCGATCTGGCGCAGCACCACGCTGTCGGCCATGCCCAGAAGCGCGATCATCAGCCCGAGCGTGGTCGCCAGCAGGAACCCGGTCAGTGTGACGAAGACCGTGACCCAGATGCCCTGGGCCACCGTGTTGAACACCTGTGCGTAAAGATCGCTGAAGAAGATGACGAGGCCGATCAGGACGGCCAGCACGACAAAGGCGACCAACCACCACGGTCGGTCGCCCTTCTGATTGCCTTGCGGCAGGGTCTGAAAGCTCATCTGCCGGCGATCCCGTCGCGGTTTGGACGAAGCCGGCTCATTCGCCCATCTTGTAGTCGAGGAACCACTTCTTGTTCAGCGCATCGAACGTGCCGTCGGCTTTCAGCGCCGCGATGGCCGCATTGATCGGCTGCACCAAGTCGGATCCCTTCGGATAGATGAAGCCGAAGTCTTCCGCGCCGAGCGCGCCACCGACGACCTTCAGGCCGCCATTGGAGGAATCGACATAGCCCTTGGCAGCGACGCTGTCGGTCAGCACGAGATCGACGTCGCCGGCCTTGAGGGCCTGGACCGTGGCGCCGAAGGTCTCGAACAGCTTGATGCGCGGGTTCTGCTCGTTGCCGTCGAGGATTTCGTAGACGGCCGTGTAGAACG encodes:
- a CDS encoding amino acid ABC transporter permease, with the protein product MSFQTLPQGNQKGDRPWWLVAFVVLAVLIGLVIFFSDLYAQVFNTVAQGIWVTVFVTLTGFLLATTLGLMIALLGMADSVVLRQIARFYVEVVRGVPILVLLFYVAFVGAPGFVALYNLIVSPLTAAGHLEPMVVRDVSLMWRAIIALMIGYSAFIAEIFRAGIQSIDKGQIEAAKALGLSRSQRFRLVVFPQAIRVIFPPLSNDFVAMVKDSSLVSVLGVADITQMGKVYASGSFRFFETYSIVAYVYLVLTIGLSLMLRGFEKRMRSRAERS